Proteins co-encoded in one Ziziphus jujuba cultivar Dongzao chromosome 9, ASM3175591v1 genomic window:
- the LOC132799312 gene encoding ABC transporter G family member 1-like, translating into MERVNYNNNNNNNNNHDKVVEEGVYLTWEDLWVTVSKGRNSSKAILQGLTGHAKPGELMAIMGPSGCGKSTLLDALAGRLISKTRQSGDILINGRKKTLAYGTSAYVTQDDTLITTLTVSEAVYYSAQLQLPDSMSKSEKKERAEMTIREMGLQDAMNTRIGGWGCKGLSGGQKRRVSICIEILTHPKLLFLDEPTSGLDSAASYHVMSGIASLDQRDGSRRTIIASIHQPSSEVFQLFSSLCLLSSGKTVYFGPAARANEFFTLCGFPCPTLQNPSDHFLKTINKDFEKDIEQGSGGAISTEEVINTLIKSYKASESYQQVRREISEISKKDYGAVEKERNHASFLTRSVVLTRRSFINMFRDLGYYWLCLAIYVALCLGLGTLYFDLGFTNESIQARGSLLMSIASFLTFMAIGGFPSFVEDMKVFERERLNGHYGAAAFMMGNTLSAVPYLLIISVIPGSPAYYLPGLQEGNEHFFYFVSVLFACMMLVESLMMTIASLVPNYLMGIIAGAGVQGLMILGGGFFRLPGDLPKEFWRYPLHYIAFHRFAYQGMFKNEFEGLTFPNNEVGERPTIRGEEILRNKWQVDMGHSKWVDLCILLGMIAFYRILFLVIIKTSEKLGKFLAMSPKQTIEVIENLPQ; encoded by the exons ATGGAAAGAGTGaactacaacaacaacaacaacaacaataataatcatgataaggTAGTGGAAGAAGGAGTTTATTTGACATGGGAGGACCTTTGGGTGACAGTTTCAAAAGGAAGGAATAGCAGCAAAGCAATCCTCCAAGGTCTTACTGGCCATGCCAAACCAGGAGAGCTCATGGCTATAATGGGTCCTTCCGGCTGTGGCAAATCCACACTTCTTGATGCTTTAGCAG GGAGATTAATCTCAAAGACAAGGCAAAGTGgggatattttaataaatggaCGCAAAAAAACACTGGCTTATGGTACATCG GCATATGTAACACAAGATGATACTCTAATTACAACTCTAACGGTTAGCGAAGCCGTGTACTACTCAGCACAACTCCAATTGCCGGATTCAATGTCCAAATCCGAGAAGAAAGAGAGAGCAGAAATGACAATAAGAGAAATGGGTCTTCAAGACGCCATGAACACAAGGATTGGAGGTTGGGGATGTAAAGGACTTAGTGGTGGGCAAAAGAGGAGAGTGAGCATTTGCATTGAAATCCTAACACATCCAAAGCTTCTCTTCCTTGATGAACCAACAAGTGGGCTTGACAGTGCAGCTTCTTACCACGTTATGAGTGGAATTGCaagcttggatcaaagagatgGAAGTAGAAGAACTATAATTGCTTCTATACATCAACCAAGCAGTGAAGTCTTTCAACTCTTCAGCAGCCTTTGTCTTTTGTCTTCTGGTAAAACAGTGTATTTTGGTCCTGCTGCTAGAGCAAATGAG TTTTTCACTTTATGTGGGTTTCCTTGCCCTACTCTTCAGAATCCATCAGATCActtcctcaaaaccataaacaagGATTTTGAAAAG GATATTGAACAAGGATCAGGTGGGGCAATATCCACAGAAGAAGTAATCAATACCTTGATAAAATCTTATAAAGCATCTGAAAGTTACCAGCAAGTTCGAAGAGAAATATCTGAAATATCTAAAAAG GATTATGGAGCTGTGGAGAAGGAGAGAAACCACGCTAGCTTTCTTACACGGTCTGTTGTTCTTACAAGGAGATCTTTCATAAACATGTTTCGTGATCTTGGCTACTATTGGTTGTGCCTTGCAATCTATGTAGCCTTGTGTTTAGGATTGGGAACCCTCTACTTTGATCTTGGCTTTACTAATGAATCGATTCAG GCAAGAGGTTCACTACTCATGTCTATTGCTTCGTTCCTAACTTTCATGGCCATTGGTGGCTTCCCTTCCTTTGTCGAAGATATGAAG GTATTTGAACGAGAAAGATTAAATGGGCACTATGGAGCAGCTGCATTTATGATGGGAAACACACTTTCTGCCGTACCATACttgctaatcatttcagtgatTCCTGGATCACCAGCTTACTATCTCCCTGGACTTCAAGAAGGAAATGAACACTTTTTCTACTTTGTCTCTGTGCTATTTGCTTGCATGATGTTGGTTGAAAGCCTAATGATGACTATTGCAAGCCTTGTGCCCAATTATCTTATGGGGATCATAGCCGGTGCTGGAGTTCAAGGTCTTATGATTTTAGGGGGCGGATTTTTCCGGTTGCCAGGAGATCTCCCAAAGGAATTTTGGAGATACCCATTGCATTACATTGCATTCCATAGGTTTGCATACCAAGGAATGTTCAAAAATGAGTTTGAAGGTTTAACTTTCCCTAACAATGAAGTTGGAGAGCGACCTACAATAAGGGGAGAAGAAATTTTGAGGAATAAATGGCAAGTTGATATGGGTCACTCCAAGTGGGTTGATCTTTGTATTTTGCTAGGAATGATAGCTTTCTATAGGATCTTGTTCTTGGTGATCATCAAGACCAGTGAGAAGCTGGGAAAGTTCTTGGCAATGTCTCCTAAGCAAACCATAGAAGTTATAGAGAATCTGCCCCAATGA
- the LOC107427670 gene encoding ABC transporter G family member 1, with translation MANNLEITVALEMERVNYNNNNNNNNNNNNDHDKVMEDGVCLTWEDLWVTVSKGRNSSKAILEGLTGHAKPGELMAIMGPSGCGKSTLLDALAGRLSSNTRQSGDILINGRKETLAYGTSAYVEQDDTLITTLTVSEAVSYSAQLQLPVSMSKSEKKEKAEMTIREMGLQNAMNTRIGGWGCKGLSGGQKRRVSICIEILKHPKLLFLDEPTSGLDSAASYYVMSGIASLDKKDGSRRTIIASIHQPSSEVFQLFSSLCLLSSGKTVYFGPAARANEFFTSCGFPCPTLQNPSDHFLKTINKDFEKDIEQGSGGAISTEEVINTLVKSYEASETYQQVRREIAEISKKDYGAVEKERNHASFLTQSVVLTRRSFINMFRDLGYYWLRLVIYVGLSLGLGTLYFDLGFSNESIQARGSLLMFIASFLTFMAIGGFPSFIEDMKVFERERLNGHYGAAAFMMGNTFSAVPYLLIISVIPGSLAYYLPGLQEGSEHIFYFVSVLFACMMLVESLMMIIASLVPNYLMGIIAGAGVQGLMMLGGGFFRLPGDLPKQFWRYPLHYIAFHRYAYQGMFKNEFEGLTFPGNEVGGRPTIRGEEILRNKWQVDMGLSKWVDLGILLGMIAFYRVLFLVIIKTSEKLKTVNLGKFMAMSPKQATQVIENPIATPMHGDQINNHQY, from the exons ATGGCTAATAATTTAGAGATTACGGTAGCATTGGAGATGGAAAGAGTGaattacaacaacaacaacaataataataataataataataatgatcatGATAAGGTAATGGAGGATGGAGTTTGTTTGACGTGGGAGGACCTTTGGGTGACAGTTTCAAAAGGAAGGAATAGCAGCAAAGCAATCCTTGAAGGTCTTACTGGCCATGCCAAACCAGGAGAGCTCATGGCTATAATGGGTCCTTCCGGTTGTGGCAAATCCACACTTCTTGATGCTTTAGCag GAAGATTAAGCTCAAATACAAGGCAAAGTGgggatattttaataaatggaCGCAAAGAAACACTAGCTTATGGTACATCG GCATATGTAGAACAAGATGATACTTTAATTACAACTCTAACGGTTAGTGAAGCCGTGTCCTACTCAGCACAACTCCAATTGCCAGTTTCAATGTCCAAATctgagaagaaagagaaagcagAAATGACAATAAGAGAAATGGGTCTTCAAAACGCCATGAACACAAGGATTGGAGGTTGGGGATGTAAAGGACTTAGTGGTGGGCAAAAGAGGAGAGTGAGCATTTGCATTGAAATCTTAAAACATCCAAAGCTTCTCTTCCTTGATGAACCAACAAGTGGGCTTGACAGTGCAGCTTCTTACTATGTTATGAGTGGAATTGCAAGCTTGGATAAAAAAGATGGAAGTAGAAGAACTATAATTGCTTCTATACATCAACCAAGCAGTGAAGTCTTTCAACTCTTCAGCAGCCTTTGTCTTTTGTCTTCCGGTAAAACAGTGTATTTTGGTCCCGCTGCTAGAGCAAATGAG tTTTTCACTTCATGTGGGTTTCCTTGCCCTACTCTTCAGAATCCATCAGATCActtcctcaaaaccataaacaagGATTTTGAAAAG GATATTGAACAAGGATCAGGTGGGGCAATATCCACAGAAGAAGTAATCAATACCCTGGTAAAATCTTATGAGGCATCTGAAACTTACCAGCAAGTTCGAAGAGAAATAGCTGAAATATCTAAGAAG GATTATGGAGCTGTGGAGAAGGAGAGAAACCATGCTAGCTTTCTTACACAGTCTGTTGTTCTTACAAGGAGATCTTTCATAAACATGTTTCGTGATCTTGGCTACTACTGGTTGCGCCTTGTAATCTATGTAGGCTTGTCTTTAGGATTGGGAACCCTCTACTTCGATCTTGGCTTTAGTAATGAATCGATTCAG GCAAGAGGTTCACTACTCATGTTTATCGCTTCGTTCCTAACTTTCATGGCCATTGGTGGCTTCCCTTCCTTTATCGAAGATATGAAG GTATTTGAACGAGAAAGATTAAATGGGCACTATGGAGCAGCTGCATTTATGATGGGAAACACATTTTCTGCTGTGCCATACttgctaatcatttcagtgatTCCTGGATCACTAGCTTACTATCTCCCTGGACTTCAAGAAGGAAGTGAACACATTTTCTACTTTGTCTCTGTGCTCTTTGCTTGCATGATGTTGGTTGAGAGCCTAATGATGATTATAGCAAGCCTTGTGCCCAATTATCTTATGGGGATTATAGCCGGTGCAGGAGTTCAAGGTCTTATGATGTTAGGGGGCGGATTTTTCCGGTTGCCAGGAGATCTCCCAAAACAATTTTGGAGATACCCATTGCACTACATTGCATTCCATAGGTATGCCTACCAAGGAATGTTCAAAAATGAGTTTGAAGGTTTAACTTTCCCTGGCAATGAAGTTGGAGGACGTCCTACAATAAGGGGCGAAGAAATTTTGAGGAATAAATGGCAAGTTGATATGGGTCTCTCCAAGTGGGTTGATCTTGGTATTTTGCTAGGAATGATAGCTTTCTATAGGGTCTTGTTCTTGGTAATCATTAAGACGAGTGAGAAGCTCAAGACTGTTAATCTAGGAAAGTTCATGGCAATGTCTCCTAAGCAAGCCACACAAGTTATAGAGAATCCCATTGCTACACCAATGCATGGAGATCAGATAAACAATCACCAATACtag